From the genome of Nicotiana sylvestris chromosome 2, ASM39365v2, whole genome shotgun sequence, one region includes:
- the LOC138885986 gene encoding uncharacterized protein, translating to MADIYNQDPDFQLFCKGLKQREDQLARKVEELRERDEDLMKAIACNSELEVSLKVKEDELELSRGVMAENTNLQEKVASLTTQLGKKATEIDGLMGELSVSADKLATAISEAAVLENTLCTYRWELTKEKEASTLKVAELEGHVKELEAEISALTGQVASLRTEDARRHSQPSADGRASEVELQDMRAKAQAAHKACGYDPLTPDGDDINFDDANRLNSDSWYEDVYGTMDDV from the exons ATGGCCGACATCTATAATCAGGACCCTGATTTCCAACTGTTCTGCAAGGGGCTTAAACAGAGGGAGGATCAACTGGCGCGCAAGGTCGAGGAGCTGAGGGAACGAGACGAGGACCTTATGAAGGCCATCGCCTGCAACAGTGAACTTGAGGTATCCCTTAAGGTGAAGGAAGATGAGCTCGAGTTAAGTAGAGGGGTGATGGCTGAGAATACCAACTTGCAAGAAAAGGTGGCCAGTTTGACCACCCAATTGGGTAAGAAGGCTACAGAGATTGATGGGCTTATGGGTGAGTTGAGTGTCAGTGCCGATAAGCTGGCGACTGCTATTTCTGAAGCGGCAGTCTTGGAAAATACCCTCTGTACCTATAGGTGGGAACTGACCAAGGAGAAGGAGGCATCCACTCTTAAGGTAGCGGAGCTTGAGGGGCATGTTAAGGAGTTGGAGGCGGAAATATCCGCGTTGACTGGACAAGTGGCATCGTTAAGAACGGAGGACGCGCGTCGACACTCGCAACCTTCTGC CGACGGGAGGGCATCTGAAGTTGAACTTCAGGATATGCGTGCCAAAGCTCAAGCAGCTCACAAGGCATGCGGATATGACCCGCTTACGCCTGACGGAGATGATATCAACTTTGATGATGCGAACCGTCTTAACTCAGACTCTTGGTACGAAGATGTGTATGGTACTATGGACGATGTGTAA